The proteins below come from a single Mercenaria mercenaria strain notata chromosome 3, MADL_Memer_1, whole genome shotgun sequence genomic window:
- the LOC123523922 gene encoding interferon-induced protein 44-like isoform X2, producing the protein MATLEDRMSQMDIDGLKETPWRKTCNWNNMFETLAELKDELENFEPMGDLLTGEVQFPQVNILLFGGIGAGKSSVFNTINSVFRGKIFNVARSGFSEHSLTTKFTKYPVMSGSSTLPMPLKFRICDIRGLEQEHLMTKENMRYILEGSIADRFPFDPSGNISADMPGFKKHPDLDEKIHCVALVQDASIVDAMQDLSPEVTKNIKEMQTVMNSLDIPQVVILTKIDSICEATKQDAANAFRSPKVEKCVGKVSEVLGLPRNMVFPMKNYENEYQLDASIDTMALLTLKGILNNCDAHLFNHYDEIVKKYAVAERRNP; encoded by the exons ATGGCAACATTag AAGACAGAATGAGTCAGATGGATATAGACGGATTGAAAGAGACTCCCTGGAGAAAGACATGCAACTGGAACAACATGTTCGAG ACTTTGGCTGAGCTGAAAGATGAACTTGAGAATTTTGAACCAATGGGAGATCTGCTAACAGGAGAAGTACAATTTCCCCAAGTCAATATCCTGCTGTTTGGTGGGATAGGTGCCGGAAAATCCAGCGTTTTCAACACCATCAATTCTGTATTTCGGGGAAAGATTTTTAACGTAGCAAGAAGTGGCTTTTCAGAGCACAGTCTTACTACTAAG TTCACCAAATATCCAGTGATGTCTGGAAGCAGCACATTACCTATGCCACTGAAGTTCCGAATATGTGACATCCGAGGCTTAGAACAAGAACATCTAATGACAAAGGAAAATATGCGCTACATTCTTGAAGGGTCTATTGCAGACAGATTTCCA TTTGATCCAAGTGGAAATATTTCGGCTGACATGCCTGGATTTAAGAAACACCCTGACCTTGACGAGAAGATTCACTGTGTTGCTCTTGTTCAAGATGCATCTATCGTTGATGCCATGCAAGACCTGAGTCCAGAAGTAACCAAGAACATTAAGGAAATGCAGACGGTTATGAACAGTTTAG ATATACCACAAGTTGTTATATTGACAAAGATTGACAGTATCTGTGAGGCGACGAAACAGGACGCTGCAAATGCCTTCAGAAGTCCCAAAGTGGAGAAATGTGTAGGAAAG GTGTCGGAGGTTCTTGGACTCCCAAGAAACATGGTATTTCCTATGAAGAACTACGAAAATGAATACCAACTTGACGCTAGCATCGACACCATGGCTCTCCTCACTCTTAAAGGCATACTGAACAACTGTGACGCCCACCTCTTCAACCACTATGATGAGATTGTAAAGAAATACGCAGTGGCCGAGAGAAGAAATCCGTGA
- the LOC123523923 gene encoding interferon-induced protein 44-like, with protein sequence MSQIDADGLPETPWRKTCNWNNTFETLAELKDELENFEPMGDMLTGEVHFPQVNILLFGGVGAGKSSVFNTINSVFRGKIFNVARSGCSEHSLTTKFTKYPVMSGSSTLPMPLKFRLCDIRGLEQEHLMTKENMRYILEESIADRFPFDPSGSISSDMPGFEKHPKLDQKIHCVALVQDASIVDAMKDLSPEVTKNIKEMQTVMNNLEIPQVVILTKIDSICEATREDAANAFRSPKVEKCVAKVSEVLGLPRNMVFPMKNYESEYQLDPSVDIMALLTLKGILNNCDAHLFCHYDEIVERYTMAERRK encoded by the exons ATGAGCCAGATTGATGCGGATGGTTTGCCAGAGACTCCCTGGAGAAAAACATGCAACTGGAACAACACGTTCGAG ACTTTGGCTGAACTTAAAGATGAACTAGAGAACTTTGAACCAATGGGAGATATGCTGACAGGAGAAGTACACTTCCCTCAGGTCAATATTTTGCTGTTTGGTGGTGTAGGAGCCGGAAAATCCAGCGTGTTTAACACCATCAATTCTGTATTCCGAGGAAAGATTTTTAACGTAGCGAGAAGTGGCTGTTCAGAACATAGTCTTACAACAAAG TTCACAAAATATCCAGTCATGTCGGGTAGCAGCACATTACCTATGCCTCTTAAGTTCCGACTATGTGACATCAGAGGTTTGGAGCAAGAACACCTTATGACAAAGGAAAATATGCGTTACATACTCGAAGAAAGTATTGCAGACAGGTTTCCG TTTGATCCAAGCGGGAGTATCTCATCTGACATGCCAGGCTTCGAGAAACACCCAAAACTTGACCAGAAGATTCACTGCGTTGCTCTGGTTCAAGATGCTTCTATCGTTGACGCCATGAAAGATCTAAGTCCAGAAGTCACAAAGAACATTAAGGAAATGCAGACGGTTATGAATAATTTAG aaataccACAAGTAGTTATATTGACCAAAATTGACAGTATCTGTGAGGCGACGAGAGAGGATGCCGCAAACGCCTTTAGAAGCCCTAAAGTGGAGAAATGTGTAGCTAAG GTGTCAGAGGTTCTTGGGCTCCCACGAAACATGGTATTTCCAATGAAGAACTACGAAAGTGAATACCAACTTGACCCTAGCGTCGACATCATGGCTCTTCTCACTCTTAAAGGCATATTGAACAACTGTGACGCCCACCTATTCTGCCACTATGACGAGATTGTAGAGCGTTACACAATGGCAGAGAGACGAAAGTAG
- the LOC123523922 gene encoding interferon-induced protein 44-like isoform X1 — MATEDCSIEIIEYKSLDSLVSIESEESVSATTPLTVSATPSVSKVAATQPKAKPRKSKPTHLLYATEDRMSQMDIDGLKETPWRKTCNWNNMFETLAELKDELENFEPMGDLLTGEVQFPQVNILLFGGIGAGKSSVFNTINSVFRGKIFNVARSGFSEHSLTTKFTKYPVMSGSSTLPMPLKFRICDIRGLEQEHLMTKENMRYILEGSIADRFPFDPSGNISADMPGFKKHPDLDEKIHCVALVQDASIVDAMQDLSPEVTKNIKEMQTVMNSLDIPQVVILTKIDSICEATKQDAANAFRSPKVEKCVGKVSEVLGLPRNMVFPMKNYENEYQLDASIDTMALLTLKGILNNCDAHLFNHYDEIVKKYAVAERRNP; from the exons ATGGCCACAGAAG ACTGTAGCATTGAAATTATAGAATATAAAAGTTTAGATTCTCTGGTATCAATTGAATCAGAAGAAAGCGTCTCAGCCACAACACCATTGACTGTCTCAGCAACGCCCTCTGTGTCAAAAGTTGCAGCAACACAGCCAAAAGCCAAGCCAAGAAAAAGCAAACCTACGCATTTGTTATACGCAACAG AAGACAGAATGAGTCAGATGGATATAGACGGATTGAAAGAGACTCCCTGGAGAAAGACATGCAACTGGAACAACATGTTCGAG ACTTTGGCTGAGCTGAAAGATGAACTTGAGAATTTTGAACCAATGGGAGATCTGCTAACAGGAGAAGTACAATTTCCCCAAGTCAATATCCTGCTGTTTGGTGGGATAGGTGCCGGAAAATCCAGCGTTTTCAACACCATCAATTCTGTATTTCGGGGAAAGATTTTTAACGTAGCAAGAAGTGGCTTTTCAGAGCACAGTCTTACTACTAAG TTCACCAAATATCCAGTGATGTCTGGAAGCAGCACATTACCTATGCCACTGAAGTTCCGAATATGTGACATCCGAGGCTTAGAACAAGAACATCTAATGACAAAGGAAAATATGCGCTACATTCTTGAAGGGTCTATTGCAGACAGATTTCCA TTTGATCCAAGTGGAAATATTTCGGCTGACATGCCTGGATTTAAGAAACACCCTGACCTTGACGAGAAGATTCACTGTGTTGCTCTTGTTCAAGATGCATCTATCGTTGATGCCATGCAAGACCTGAGTCCAGAAGTAACCAAGAACATTAAGGAAATGCAGACGGTTATGAACAGTTTAG ATATACCACAAGTTGTTATATTGACAAAGATTGACAGTATCTGTGAGGCGACGAAACAGGACGCTGCAAATGCCTTCAGAAGTCCCAAAGTGGAGAAATGTGTAGGAAAG GTGTCGGAGGTTCTTGGACTCCCAAGAAACATGGTATTTCCTATGAAGAACTACGAAAATGAATACCAACTTGACGCTAGCATCGACACCATGGCTCTCCTCACTCTTAAAGGCATACTGAACAACTGTGACGCCCACCTCTTCAACCACTATGATGAGATTGTAAAGAAATACGCAGTGGCCGAGAGAAGAAATCCGTGA